A genomic window from Periophthalmus magnuspinnatus isolate fPerMag1 chromosome 16, fPerMag1.2.pri, whole genome shotgun sequence includes:
- the LOC129456885 gene encoding protein starmaker-like: MSKVQRLRALVEERLTAAAEDIYVLFETIIAEYEEELCRSKQENERNQRLLDSTLSALSPRVVLTRAGVHMSSLSPGLTLKQEIPETPQIKEEPEEQHDKQEEEELQVSVPESNDGCVKTEESSLLQRKESDHREDVNSETHVHREDTQGEDISSETHVHREDTQGEDISSETHTEGDTEHSSDTDSDEDWRAPIGSSAAQMETEADGDHYNQVQSRDKSTTAPNSSLSPKHKSAPETRATVDNGDVSGTAKRAAGKKHQCLLSANSGHREQEQVLRAQTVSSTTLDFYELLNQLHNPGIEPTVFVILRP; encoded by the exons ATGTCTAAAGTCCAAAGGCTGAGAGCTTTGGTGGAGgagcggctgactgcggctgctgaaGACATATATGTGCTGTTTGAAACAATCATAGCcgagtatgaggaggaactgtgtcgctccaaaCAGGAGAACGAGAGGAACCAACGGCTCCTGGACTCGACTCTGAGCGCTCTGAGCCCCAGAGTCGTGCTGACCAGAGCCG GTGTCCACATGTCctctctgagtcctggtctcactctgaaacaggaaatcccagagactccacagattaaagaggagccagaagaacagcacgacaaacaggaggaagaggagctgcaaGT gTCTGTCCCTGAGTCCAATGATGgctgtgtgaagacagaagagtcctcactgcttcaacGAAAAGAAAGTGATCACAGAGAGGACGTCAACtcagagacacatgtccacagagaggacacacagggagaggacatcagctcagagacacatgtccacagagaggacacgcagggagaggacatcagctcagagacacat ACTGAGGGAGACACGGAGCACTCTTCTGACACTGACAGTGATGAAGACTGGAGAGCTCCAATCGGCTcttcagctgcacagatggagacagaggcagatggAGACCACTACAACCAAGTCCAGAGCAGAGACAAAAGCACCACTGCACCAAACTCAAGTCTATCCCCCAAACacaagtctgcaccagagaccagagccactGTGGACAATGGGGACGTGTCAGGAACAGCCAAACGAGCAGCAGGGAAGAAACACCAGTGCTTA CTCAGTGCGAACTCTGGGCACAGAGAGCAGGAACAAGTCCTGAGAGCGCAGACTGTGAGCAGTACTACGCTTGACTTCTATGAGCTGCTGAAT CAGCTCCACAACCCTGGCATCGAACCTACCGTCTTTGTCATCCTCCGTCCTTAG
- the polr3glb gene encoding RNA polymerase III subunit GL b, whose amino-acid sequence MMAGRGRGRGFRANFSLDSDQPTPLYPVLEQKPLPLSGGEQVEYLLALKQEFRGASRNLPSFLQTKVQRRDVERYSDKYHSPDQDQDQDWTPDWSRFPKELRVRSQKLRPSGLKVKSESQSEAPKKPSKTQDKDVLQKLESLEQKETHSDEEEEEEEEKKGEEEEGEEEQIEEDEFEEETDYIMSYFDNGEEFGADSDDNMDEAIY is encoded by the exons ATGATGGCAGGGCGTGGCCGAGGGCGGGGCTTCAGGGCCAATTTCAGTTTGGACTCAGATCAGCCAACGCCTCTATACCCG gTGCTGGAGcagaagcccctccccctctcaggTGGGGAGCAGGTGGAGTACTTATTGGCTTTGAAGCAGGAGTTCAGAGGAGCCTCGAGGAACCTGCCCAGCTTCCTCCAAACCAAAGTCCAGAGACGAGACGTGGAACGTTACTCGGACAAGTACCACAgcccagaccaagaccaggaccaagactggaccccag actggTCGAGATTTCCGAAAGAGCTTAGAGTGCGTTCACAAAAGCTCCGCCCCTCAG GTCTCAAAGTCAAATCTGAATCTCAAAGTGAAGCTCCTAAAAAACCCTCCAAAACCCAAGACAAAGACGTCCTACAGAAACTAGAG aGTCTGGAGCAGAAGGAGACCCACagcgatgaagaggaggaggaggaggaggagaagaaaggagaggaggaggagggagaggaggagcagatcgAAGAAGATGAATTTGAAGAG GAAACGGATTACATCATGTCATACTTCGATAACGGAGAAGAGTTTGGAGCCGACAGCGACGACAACATGGATGAAGCCATTTATTAA